In the Breoghania sp. genome, CCGGTGAAACCGGCGCAACCGTATCGTCACTGCGCGAACGTTTCAGCCGATCACGCAGCCAGGCGCCGCGGTCGCGACGCTCGCCATCGCCCTCATCCGTTTGATCGGCCCCGCCAGAAACCTCGGCGGCCGCCATCTGGGCGGCGCGGCGGGCGGCAGCGATGAAATCGGCCTTGCGATCACCGCTTCCCATCCGACTGCTGGTTTCTGAGGCCTGCGCGCGCAGAATGGCAGCAAGGTCGGGCTTGCCGCTTCCCGGCTCAAGCGGCAGATCCTCGACCCTCGAAAGATCCGGCGCGGCCGAGCCGTCCGCGCTCTCGCCCTCAGCCGCGTCCTTCTCCCGATCACCGTGAAGGGGCGGGTTGCGCGGCGGAAGGGACGACCGGCTCATCAACACCCGGCGACCGCCGCCGCCCATGGCCACTTCGGCGTAACCCAGGTTGCCTTCCCTTTCCGCGTCCTGCTCCAGATGGGCAAGGCGGGCAACAATGTCATTGAGGACCGACTGGACCTTGGCGAGCGAGTCATCGCTTTCGCGGCGATTGTCCTGCGCGGCTTCGAACAGGCGGGACAGATCTCCGCGAAGCGCGTCGATGGCGTCCCTGGAGCCGGGTGCGGCCTGCGCCTCGCCCGGCTGCGCAAGGCTGCCGCCTCCGGCAACCGCGGCATCGATACGCTCAAGGGCCGCTTCGATATGGCCGAGACCGGCAAGACGGTCCTCGGTGGCATCAAGCTGTCCGGCAATGACCGCGATCTGCTGCTCGATACGCTGCAGCTTGGAATCGTCGGCCGCACCGCCCGCGTCGATGACGAGCGAGCGCGCAAGCTGCTGGATCTGCGGTTCAATCGTGGCCGCAAGCGACCCGTTCTGCGTGAATTCCTGACGCAGCGCACTGACATCTTCGCGCAAGGCGGCGATATCGGAAGACGAAGGACTGGCCAGCCCACCTGTCTCCAGTGAGCCAGCTATGGCTGCGACCTGTGCATGAAGCTCATCGAGCTTGTCCGTCCCGACCCTCTCCGCCGCCGCATCGATGCGGGCGATGGCATCGTTCAGGGGGCGGGTGTCGATGGCAATTCCGTCCAGCGCGTCGAGCTTGCCGGTGATGCTCTCGATCCGGCCCTCCAGAAGGCCCAGCGCCTTCTCGAACTCGCCGGCATTCCCGCCCTGCCGCTCAATGCGGTCCAGGCGCCCGAGGATCTCGCCGAGACGATCATCCATGCGCTGCGAGACGCCGCCGGAGGAAGACTTGTCCTCCGCGAGCATGGAGGAAATCCGCTCCATACGGCTGTTGAGCTTGTTGAAGAGCCCGGGCTCCGGAAGGCGGTCCTCGAAGGCGAGAAGACGGTCGTGGAGGTCGCCCGGAGCGCCCGCCATCATGTCCTCGATGCGGGCAGCCATGTCGCGCAACTGGCCGTCCACATTTCGCACCAGATCGCGGACATCCAGATCACCGATGGCGGCGCGCAGCTCCCGCATCTCGTGTTCCAGGTGATCGAGATTGCCGTGACCTTCCAGTCCGTCCAGAACGCCGCGCGAGACAAGCGTCTCCAGCCGGTGGGAAAGATCTTCCAGACGATCGTCATAGGCGGCAAAGGTGCTGGCACGCGGAATATCGGCGAGCCCCTGCTCGATATCGTCAAGACGCTGATCGAGCGCCCGGAACAGATGCGGATCCTGCACCTGACGCCGCATGTCGTCGAGACGCTCGACCATGTGGGCATAGCCGGATTCCAGCGTCTTCATCGCGCCATCAATGTTCTGGCTGAGAACCAGATCGCGCAGGTCGGCAATCTCGGCGCGCACGTCGGCGCTCAGATCCGGGTCCGGCGCCTCGCGCTGCATGCGTTCCACCGATGCGATCAGGCGCGAGATGTCGCCCAGATCACGGTCGCTCAGGCCGTTGCGCTCGCGCCGCTCAATGGAGCGGCGCAGATCGGAAATCTCGTCACGCAGATCGGTGAATGCGCCGTCCTGCGGCTCGCGCAGGGAATCGATGCGGTTTGCGAGATCGCGGAAGTGGCGTTCGAAGTCCACGCCGCCCGGCGCATCACGTCCGCCGGAAAAGCCATGGCCGCCCGACAGGACGGGCGGTTCGCGCCCGTCATTGCGCTCGATTGCGGTGCTGCGCCTGTCATAGTCGCGCATGCGTTCTTCACGCTGCGGGTCGCGATCATAGCCGCGACGTCCGGCGGGCGGATTGTCCGCGTCCTGCGAACGGAAATCGGAGGCACGGCGGCGGGGCGTTTCCGCAGTCGCCTCCTGACGCGTGGGCGAAGGCGAAAGCTGCCGGAAAAGATCAGCGGGGCGCGGGTCGGCGGAGGCGCGGCGCTCGCTCAAGCGACGATCCTGCACGGGGCGCTCTTCCTTGTGTCGGGGGGCGGGGGCGGATTGCGGGCGATCGGACAGGGAGCGCACGCGCTCGTCGAGCTTGCCCAAAGCCTCCAGAACACGCTCCACGCGCTGGGTGCGTTCCTGCGGAGAGACATCGGGGGTGCGCTTGCGCGCCTCTTCTGTCGGCTGGGGCGCGAAAGAGGAGGAATCCCGCGCATCCGCACGACGGCGGTCCGCGGGCGAGAGGGGGCGCATGGCTTGCTGGCGGGCACCCGCAGGCTCGGCCTGTGCGCCTGCTTCCGCCAGGAGGCGGTCGAGCGCGCTGGCAATCTCGGAGATGTTGTCTTTGTCTGTGGCGCGGGGCGAGACGGAACGCGGAGACGCGGCGGTGCTGTCGCGAAGGCGTTCAGCTCTTTCGTATTCGGGACGCACCCTGTCGCGCCGGGCTTCGGGGGGCACGGCGTCGCGGGCGTGACCGGTCTCGGCGCGGATCACGGAATTCAGCCATTCGTCAACTGTCACGCCGGCGCGTTCAGCAGCCTCGACCGCTCTCTTCCGAGCATCGTTGTCCAGGTCACGAATGCTCCATGACATGAGCAGTCCCCGCTAGTTTTCACTTGGTCGCTTATTGGCGCGCGTCACGCGATGGCCGGCAAACGACAGTTGAACGCCCTTCAGCGCATCATCCGATGGGTCAATTTCCTCCTTTCACGGTAAACGCCGGGTTAATGCCTGCTATCTTCAAGCGATATCGCGCAAATTTCGGTTAACCATAAGCGGCCGCGATGCCAATTCCGGAAAATCCCAGCCCGGCGCACACCATCGGCCACATTGACAGGCTGGCATTGTCCGTCTCTGGACGTTGACGCAAACGTAAGCTATCACGGGGGAAAGGCGACAAGCACAAACACTGCGACAAGCGGAAGACACTGTGATGAGTGAAGCACTATCGATGGATGGCGGCGCCGTTCCGGCGGCAACCCCCAACGACACAACCGGCAAGAAGAAGACCTTCACCATCGGCGAGCTCGCGCGCGAGTTCGATATCACCCTTCGCACGCTGCGCTTCTATGAGGACAAGGGACTTATCAACCCCAAACGCGACGGCCAGAACCGGATGTATAACCGGCGCGACAGGGCCCGGTTGAAGCTCGTTCTGATGGGCAAGAAGGTCGGTTTCTCGCTGAACGAGATCTGCGACATGCTCGATCTCTACGACCTTCGCGACGGGCAGGTGGTGCAGCTTCGCGTGGCGCTCAACAAGTTCAACCAGCAGATCGACGTGCTCAAGGAGCAGAAGAGCCATATCGAGACGGCGATCGACGAATTATCAAGGACGGTGGAAGTTGTTTCCGGAATGCTGAAAGAGCGCGAAGCAGCCGAAAAGTGAGCCCGCGCAGAGGCTTTGGGAGGGGCCTCACACAAGACGGAGAGAGGATAATGGATAGGAGTTGACGTTTACGCAAACGTAATGTTACGTCAACGCTACGTATGGTGGCCAGCCTCGGGAGGAACGAGTTTTGCCTAGCTATCGCGCTCCGGTCGAAGATACCCTTTTCCTGCTGAACGACGTGTTCGGCATGGACAAATATTCCAACCTGCCCGGCTTTGCCGACGCCACGCCCGACCTTGTCGAGGCGATCCTCGTTGAGGGTGCGAAGCTCGCTGAGGAGGTGCTTCAGCCCCTCAACCAGAGCGGCGACCGCGAGGGGTGCTCGCGCACGGATGACGGCACGGTGACAACGCCGAAGGGGTTCGGCGATGCCTACACCCAGTTTTCCGAAGGCGGCTGGATCGGCCTTTCCGCTGATCCGGATTACGGCGGCCAGGGCCTGCCCAGCACGCTCACCGTCGCCATGAACGAATATCTGTGCTCGGCCAACATGGCGTTTTCCATGTATCCGGGCCTGACGCAGGGCGCGATTGCCGCGATCCAGGCCCACGGCTCGCCGGAGCAAAAGCAGACCTACCTGCCAAACATGCTGACCGGCGCATGGACCGGCACCATGAACCTGACCGAAGCCCATTGCGGCACGGATCTGGGCCTCATCCGAACCAAGGCCGTTCCGCAGGGCGATGGCTCCTACGCCATTTCCGGCAGCAAGATCTTCATCTCCGCGGGTGATCACGACCTTTCGCAGAACGTCATTCATCTTGTGCTGGCCCGCATCGAGGGCGCACCGGAAGGCACCAAGGGCATTTCGCTTTTCATCGTGCCGAAATTCGTTCTCAACGAGAATGGCGAGCCCGGCGAGCGCAACCCGGTCGTGTGCGGCGCGCTTGAGGAGAAGATGGGCATTCACGGCAATTCGACCTGCGTGATGAATTACGACGGGGCGAAGGGCTGGCTCATCGGCGAAGAGAACAAGGGCCTGCGCGCCATGTTCACGATGATGAACGAAGCGCGGCTCGGCGTGGCGGTTCAGGGGCTTTCGCAGTCGGAAGTCGCCTATCAGAATGCCGCCGCCTACACCAAGGACCGGCTCCAGGGACGTGCGCTCACCGGCGCAAAGGCGCCAGACAAGGCCGCAGATCCGATCATCGTTCACCCGGATGTACGCCGCACGCTGATGTCGATCCGCGCGATCAACGAGGCAGGCCGTGCGCTGGTCCTTTGGACAGCCCTTCAGGGCGACGTCTCGCACCGATCCGACGACGAGAAGGCCCGCCAGGCCGGTGATGACATGATGGGTCTCATGACCCCCGTTCTGAAAGGCGTGCTCACCGATCGCGGCTTCGACAATGCGGTCATGGCCCAGCAGATGTTCGGCGGTCACGGCTATATCGCGGAATGGGGCATGGAGCAGTTCGTGCGCGATGCGCGCATCTCCATGATCTATGAGGGCGCCAATGGCATTCAGGCGCTGGATCTTGTTGGACGCAAGCTGCCCGCCAATGGTGGCCGCGCGATCATGGGCTTTTTCAACGAGGTCGGCACGTTCCTGCAGGAAGCAGGCGCGGAAGAAACGATCGCCCCGCTTGCCGCAAGCCTGAAGGCAGGCGTTGACGATCTGCAGAAGGCCACCATGTGGTTCATGCAGAACGCCATGGCAAAGCCCGACAATGCCGGGGCCGGTTCGGTCGACTACATGCACCTCTTCGGTCTCGTCGCCATGGGCTTCATGTGGGTGAAGATGGCGCGGGTCGCCGCCGCCAAGCTGGCAGAAGGCGGTGACAGCAAGGAGGAATTCTATCGCACCAAGCTGGTGCTGGCCCGTTTCTACATGGAGCGGCTGATGCCGGAGACCGCCATGCGGCTCGCACGCATCTCCGCCGGTTGCGACACGGTGATGGAACTGCCTGCGGAAGCTTTCTGATCTGCATGACGCAGACGG is a window encoding:
- a CDS encoding peptidoglycan-binding protein; the protein is MTVDEWLNSVIRAETGHARDAVPPEARRDRVRPEYERAERLRDSTAASPRSVSPRATDKDNISEIASALDRLLAEAGAQAEPAGARQQAMRPLSPADRRRADARDSSSFAPQPTEEARKRTPDVSPQERTQRVERVLEALGKLDERVRSLSDRPQSAPAPRHKEERPVQDRRLSERRASADPRPADLFRQLSPSPTRQEATAETPRRRASDFRSQDADNPPAGRRGYDRDPQREERMRDYDRRSTAIERNDGREPPVLSGGHGFSGGRDAPGGVDFERHFRDLANRIDSLREPQDGAFTDLRDEISDLRRSIERRERNGLSDRDLGDISRLIASVERMQREAPDPDLSADVRAEIADLRDLVLSQNIDGAMKTLESGYAHMVERLDDMRRQVQDPHLFRALDQRLDDIEQGLADIPRASTFAAYDDRLEDLSHRLETLVSRGVLDGLEGHGNLDHLEHEMRELRAAIGDLDVRDLVRNVDGQLRDMAARIEDMMAGAPGDLHDRLLAFEDRLPEPGLFNKLNSRMERISSMLAEDKSSSGGVSQRMDDRLGEILGRLDRIERQGGNAGEFEKALGLLEGRIESITGKLDALDGIAIDTRPLNDAIARIDAAAERVGTDKLDELHAQVAAIAGSLETGGLASPSSSDIAALREDVSALRQEFTQNGSLAATIEPQIQQLARSLVIDAGGAADDSKLQRIEQQIAVIAGQLDATEDRLAGLGHIEAALERIDAAVAGGGSLAQPGEAQAAPGSRDAIDALRGDLSRLFEAAQDNRRESDDSLAKVQSVLNDIVARLAHLEQDAEREGNLGYAEVAMGGGGRRVLMSRSSLPPRNPPLHGDREKDAAEGESADGSAAPDLSRVEDLPLEPGSGKPDLAAILRAQASETSSRMGSGDRKADFIAAARRAAQMAAAEVSGGADQTDEGDGERRDRGAWLRDRLKRSRSDDTVAPVSPEEASERAPMTKAEKVKAKAAKARKAADLGQETPAKSGSRLRRPLIFAAAAVILTIGALQVSRMLSPASDAPAPQPAPIAEGTDTPSERPAVPSAGASEEKSVAAQSSANEGRVIPPAASSTPGKSVTFEPPAAAPGRFGAPDAVQPFGRFQPGTDASAGADAPQGESTPSKPMPDTAVGPLALRLAATDGDPRAQFEIALRYTEGKGVTADLAKAAQWYRRAAEGGLAPAQYRLGSFYEKGRGLSRDLDEARNWYQRAADQGNIKAMHNLAVLLADGGLGKPDFTRAARWFSMAAEHGVRDSQFNLGVLYARGLGVPKDLAASYKWFAIAARLGDSDAASKRDEIANTLPEPQLAAARKAVSSWQQKAVRPEANTVEIDDAWKAKPDNAADSSQNLVKQTQALLGRLGYDAGPADGVLGPRTVDAVRAFQFQAGLPVDGAINSQLVRTLAGRSI
- a CDS encoding acyl-CoA dehydrogenase C-terminal domain-containing protein, with the translated sequence MPSYRAPVEDTLFLLNDVFGMDKYSNLPGFADATPDLVEAILVEGAKLAEEVLQPLNQSGDREGCSRTDDGTVTTPKGFGDAYTQFSEGGWIGLSADPDYGGQGLPSTLTVAMNEYLCSANMAFSMYPGLTQGAIAAIQAHGSPEQKQTYLPNMLTGAWTGTMNLTEAHCGTDLGLIRTKAVPQGDGSYAISGSKIFISAGDHDLSQNVIHLVLARIEGAPEGTKGISLFIVPKFVLNENGEPGERNPVVCGALEEKMGIHGNSTCVMNYDGAKGWLIGEENKGLRAMFTMMNEARLGVAVQGLSQSEVAYQNAAAYTKDRLQGRALTGAKAPDKAADPIIVHPDVRRTLMSIRAINEAGRALVLWTALQGDVSHRSDDEKARQAGDDMMGLMTPVLKGVLTDRGFDNAVMAQQMFGGHGYIAEWGMEQFVRDARISMIYEGANGIQALDLVGRKLPANGGRAIMGFFNEVGTFLQEAGAEETIAPLAASLKAGVDDLQKATMWFMQNAMAKPDNAGAGSVDYMHLFGLVAMGFMWVKMARVAAAKLAEGGDSKEEFYRTKLVLARFYMERLMPETAMRLARISAGCDTVMELPAEAF
- a CDS encoding MerR family DNA-binding transcriptional regulator, whose amino-acid sequence is MSEALSMDGGAVPAATPNDTTGKKKTFTIGELAREFDITLRTLRFYEDKGLINPKRDGQNRMYNRRDRARLKLVLMGKKVGFSLNEICDMLDLYDLRDGQVVQLRVALNKFNQQIDVLKEQKSHIETAIDELSRTVEVVSGMLKEREAAEK